A single genomic interval of Desulfurobacteriaceae bacterium harbors:
- a CDS encoding gamma-glutamylcyclotransferase, with product MEEKKYLLFVYGTLKKGFWNHHFLQNEKFVGKAETKEKYAMYVTRIPFVVKNEKVSTIKGKVYEVSKETLKEIDRLEGHPEWYKRELVPVVVSVNGKKKEVKAYVYFSLDPRGVIKEDGIF from the coding sequence ATGGAAGAGAAAAAATATTTACTTTTCGTTTATGGAACTTTAAAGAAAGGTTTCTGGAATCACCATTTTCTTCAGAATGAAAAATTTGTTGGAAAAGCTGAAACGAAAGAGAAATATGCTATGTACGTTACGAGAATACCTTTTGTTGTAAAAAATGAGAAAGTTTCTACCATAAAAGGTAAAGTTTATGAGGTTTCAAAAGAAACTCTTAAAGAAATAGATAGGTTAGAAGGACACCCTGAGTGGTATAAAAGAGAGTTAGTTCCTGTAGTTGTTTCAGTTAATGGGAAAAAGAAAGAAGTGAAAGCTTATGTCTATTTTTCCCTCGATCCTCGTGGTGTAATAAAAGAAGACGGTATTTTTTAG